One Mercurialis annua linkage group LG3, ddMerAnnu1.2, whole genome shotgun sequence DNA window includes the following coding sequences:
- the LOC126674591 gene encoding trihelix transcription factor GTL2-like — MFEGVADQFHQFIAASRTSSSSPLPLPLSFPPFHGSNSNSTAFSSFDHHPYTTAATTNFLHPLHQSSEPTTKNLALKQENLVLETNQRSIQEPAVDPWSNEEILALLRIRSSMENWFPEFTWEHVSRKLAELGFKRSGEKCKEKFEEESRFFSNINYSKNINFRVFGDELEDLYTTTNNNNNNQIPHQDQEEKAKINEEDSRIDYPTEEDNNEKEIKKSKKRKRQKKFEMFKGFCEDIIRKIMTKQEEMHNKLIEDMVKRDEEKIAKEEAWKKQEMDRINKEFEIRVQEQVLAVDRQKTIINFLKNFSSSSSSSSSGTASSSDHQQILEQATHDHLLKVVVTQNPNLKPPLQENQEPQNPNSTPLFPLSNTQNPKILNTQITPLMDIVHKKSPIKSHDKDDLGKRWPKDEVLALINLRSSLCNEDKDQTTLKGPLWERISQGMVELGYKRSAKRCKEKWENINKYFRKTKDINKKRSVDSRTCPYFQQLTSLYNQGALPPPSSDLGPERRSPENHSEGEKNPTRATGYEFEF; from the exons ATGTTTGAAGGAGTAGCAGACCAATTTCATCAATTCATAGCAGCTTCAagaacttcttcttcttctccacttCCTCTTCCTCTCAGTTTCCCACCTTTTCATGGCTCCAATTCTAATAGTACCGCCTTTTCTAGCTTCGATCATCATCCTTATACTACTGCTGCTACCACTAATTTCTTGCACCCATTGCACCAAAGTTCAGAACCAACTACCAAGAATCTTGCACTGAAACAAGAAAATTTGGTTCTTGAAACAAATCAGAGATCAATTCAAGAACCGGCCGTCGATCCGTGGTCTAATGAAGAAATTCTTGCTCTGCTGAGAATCAGATCTAGCATGGAGAATTGGTTCCCTGAATTCACTTGGGAACATGTATCAAG AAAGCTTGCAGAGCTTGGATTTAAAAGAAGTGGTGAGAAATGTAAAGAGAAATTTGAAGAAGAAAGCAGATTCTTCAGCAACATTAATTACTCCAAGAATATTAATTTCAGGGTTTTTGGTGATGAACTTGAAGATCTTTATACtactactaataataataataacaatcaAATTCCTCATCAAGATCAAGAAGAAAAAGCCAAGATTAATGAAGAAGATTCAAGAATTGATTACCCAACTGAAGAAGACAACAATGAGAAAGAAATCAAGAAatccaagaaaagaaaaagacaaaaaaagttTGAGATGTTCAAAGGGTTTTGTGAAGATATTATAAGGAAAATAATGACAAAACAAGAGGAAATGCATAATAAGCTTATTGAAGATATGGTCAAGAGAGATGAAGAAAAAATAGCAAAAGAAGAAGCTTGGAAGAAGCAAGAAATGGATAGAATTAACAAAGAATTTGAAATTAGGGTTCAAGAACAAGTTCTTGCGGTTGACAGacaaaaaacaattatcaatttcttgaaaaatttctcatcatcatcatcttcttcaagtAGTGGTACTGCTTCTTCATCTGATCATCAACAAATTCTTGAACAAGCAACACATGATCATCTTCTTAAGGTAGTAGTAACACAAAACCCTAATCTAAAACCACCActtcaagaaaatcaagaacctcaaaaccctaattcaaCTCCATTATTCCCACTATCCAATacccaaaaccctaaaattCTCAATACTCAAATCACCCCATTGATGGATATAGTTCATAAAAAGTCACCAATAAAATCTCATGACAAGGATGATCTTGGGAAAAGATGGCCAAAAGATGAGGTTTTAGCATTGATTAACCTAAGATCCAGTTTGTGTAATGAAGATAAGGATCAAACAACATTAAAGGGGCCATTATGGGAAAGAATTTCACAAGGAATGGTGGAATTAGGTTATAAAAGAAGTGCAAAGAGATGCAAAGAGAAATGGGAAAACATTAATAAGTACTTCAGAAAAACTAAGGATATTAACAAGAAAAGATCTGTTGATTCTAGGACATGTCCTTATTTTCAGCAGTTAACTTCTTTGTATAATCAAGGAGCACTTCCACCACCCTCCTCCGACTTGGGTCCGGAAAGACGGTCGCCGGAAAATCATTCAGAAGGTGAGAAAAATCCGACTCGAGCAACCGGATACGAATTTGAATTCTAA